One Dehalococcoidia bacterium genomic window carries:
- a CDS encoding UPF0182 family protein, whose amino-acid sequence MAFDFGRGREGEDFGPPPPPFRIRRQRSPFAAFGDYNRWVFLGVALLLLYIVLNTAKGLYVDWLWFEGAGYRSVYSKMLTTRLWLFFGGAGLFLVYFGFNAYIAARSVLRLRPAAFADFDAAALRRLYLLGLIAGSLFLAIIFGTIASSEWMTVLQYLNRQSFGVEDPQFGRDVSFFVFTLPALDFAQDWLLGVAVMTTLVCAALYLSRFLLIGVRPEEERPSKAHLCFLLIVVVGLFIWRYWLSTFELSFSENGPVFGATYADVKARLPFIWVSAAMAVITIGALAFAVFTRGVVVPMAAMGAWVVVAVIGTVVYPAFVQRFSVQPNELELERPYIQRNIEMTRSAFGLDAIEERQFPAAPEVTPQEIAQNPETIQNIRLLDVRPLLQTYAQIQTIRPLYEFRDVDIDRYTIDGQRRQVLIAARELSPGRLPPTAQTWVNRRLQFTHGYGVVMSPVNEVVQEGLPELFMRDIPVVGKLPLTRPEIYYGEEPDHYVIVKTRAKEFDYPIGEGSAESVFEGEGGVQLSSLFRRLIFAWEFGDVNIAISDSLTDESRLLWRRNIKQRVQTLAPFLRLDKDPYIVVADGRLYWIQDAYTATSRYPYSTPVANLPAENQLNGANYVRNSVKVVIDAYDGTTTFYIADETDAMIQTYAKTFPRLFTSLDRMPASLRAHLRYPEDLFLAQVNVYRTYHIKEANALYNREDIWSVPNEVFEGGEVPVQPYYVIMRIPGEAEPEFALILPLVPARRSNTIAWVAARSDGANYGKLLAFRFPTDTLVFGPRQVESRIDQDAQISAQFSLWERAGSRVIRGNLLMIPIGNGNLYVEPIYLRAETSQLPELKRVVIVNGNRIAMEPTLDRALEVIFGRAAPTAPTADAGAGPPSAAPTPGTPGVPAATATPRPATTPGNVADLARQAEEAFARAQAALRNGDLATYQQEINRAQELVQQIARQVGQ is encoded by the coding sequence GTGGCCTTCGACTTCGGGCGCGGCCGCGAGGGTGAGGACTTCGGGCCTCCACCGCCCCCCTTCCGCATCCGGCGCCAGAGGTCACCCTTCGCCGCTTTCGGCGACTACAACCGCTGGGTCTTTCTCGGCGTTGCCCTCCTGCTCCTGTACATCGTCCTGAACACGGCGAAGGGCCTCTACGTCGACTGGCTCTGGTTCGAAGGAGCCGGTTACCGGTCTGTCTATTCGAAGATGCTGACGACGCGCCTCTGGCTCTTCTTCGGCGGCGCCGGCCTCTTCCTGGTCTACTTTGGGTTCAACGCCTACATCGCCGCGCGCTCGGTGCTGCGCCTCCGCCCTGCCGCTTTCGCGGACTTCGACGCCGCCGCCCTGCGGCGCCTGTACCTGCTCGGGCTCATAGCCGGCTCGCTCTTCCTCGCCATCATCTTTGGCACCATTGCGTCCTCCGAGTGGATGACCGTCCTTCAGTACCTCAACCGGCAGTCTTTTGGCGTCGAAGACCCGCAGTTTGGCCGCGACGTGTCGTTCTTCGTCTTCACCCTGCCGGCGCTCGACTTCGCCCAGGACTGGCTGCTCGGAGTCGCAGTGATGACCACGCTGGTCTGCGCTGCGCTCTACCTGTCGCGCTTTCTGCTCATCGGCGTCCGGCCGGAGGAAGAGAGGCCCTCGAAGGCGCACCTCTGCTTCCTGCTCATCGTTGTGGTGGGCCTCTTCATCTGGCGTTACTGGCTGAGCACCTTCGAGCTGAGCTTCTCGGAGAACGGGCCGGTCTTCGGCGCTACCTATGCGGACGTGAAGGCGCGTCTCCCCTTCATCTGGGTCTCGGCGGCGATGGCTGTCATCACGATCGGCGCGCTTGCCTTCGCGGTATTCACCCGCGGCGTAGTCGTGCCCATGGCGGCAATGGGAGCGTGGGTCGTGGTCGCGGTCATCGGCACGGTGGTGTACCCGGCCTTCGTCCAGCGCTTTTCGGTCCAGCCCAATGAGCTGGAACTGGAGCGTCCTTACATCCAGCGGAACATCGAGATGACGCGCAGCGCCTTCGGTCTGGACGCGATCGAGGAGCGCCAGTTCCCGGCGGCCCCCGAAGTCACGCCCCAGGAGATAGCCCAGAACCCGGAGACCATCCAGAACATCCGGCTCCTGGACGTCCGCCCCCTGCTCCAGACCTATGCTCAAATCCAGACCATCCGGCCCCTGTATGAGTTCCGGGACGTGGACATCGACCGGTACACGATCGATGGCCAGCGGCGGCAGGTGCTTATCGCCGCGCGTGAGCTCTCTCCCGGGAGACTCCCACCGACTGCGCAGACCTGGGTTAACCGGCGGCTGCAGTTCACGCACGGCTACGGCGTCGTAATGTCGCCGGTCAACGAGGTCGTGCAAGAAGGTCTGCCCGAATTGTTCATGCGCGACATCCCGGTGGTAGGGAAGCTGCCGCTCACGCGCCCAGAGATCTACTACGGCGAAGAGCCGGACCACTACGTCATCGTCAAGACGCGTGCAAAGGAGTTCGACTACCCGATTGGCGAGGGCAGCGCCGAGAGCGTGTTCGAGGGCGAGGGCGGTGTGCAGCTGAGTTCGTTGTTCCGGCGCCTCATCTTCGCCTGGGAGTTCGGCGACGTGAACATCGCCATAAGCGACAGCCTCACCGATGAGAGCCGCCTCCTCTGGCGGAGGAACATCAAGCAGCGCGTCCAGACTCTCGCTCCCTTCCTTCGGCTGGACAAGGACCCTTACATCGTGGTGGCAGACGGGAGGCTGTACTGGATCCAGGACGCTTATACGGCCACATCGCGGTATCCCTACTCCACGCCGGTCGCCAACCTGCCTGCGGAGAACCAGCTCAACGGCGCCAACTACGTGCGCAATAGCGTCAAGGTCGTGATCGATGCTTACGACGGCACCACGACCTTCTACATCGCGGACGAAACGGACGCGATGATTCAGACCTACGCGAAGACCTTCCCCAGGCTGTTCACCTCCCTGGACCGGATGCCGGCCTCGCTCAGGGCCCACCTCCGCTACCCGGAGGACCTCTTCCTGGCCCAGGTAAACGTCTACCGCACTTACCACATCAAAGAAGCCAACGCCCTCTACAACCGCGAGGACATCTGGAGCGTGCCGAACGAGGTCTTCGAGGGCGGAGAGGTCCCGGTCCAGCCCTACTACGTGATCATGCGCATTCCCGGCGAGGCGGAGCCCGAGTTCGCCCTCATCCTGCCGCTGGTCCCTGCCAGGCGCTCGAACACCATCGCCTGGGTCGCCGCGCGGTCGGATGGCGCCAATTACGGCAAGCTCCTCGCTTTCCGCTTCCCCACCGACACGCTGGTTTTCGGCCCCCGCCAGGTTGAGTCGCGCATCGACCAGGACGCCCAGATCTCGGCCCAGTTCAGTCTCTGGGAGCGCGCGGGCTCGCGCGTGATCCGCGGCAACCTCCTGATGATCCCGATCGGCAACGGCAACCTCTACGTGGAACCGATCTACCTGCGGGCTGAGACCAGCCAGCTGCCGGAACTGAAGCGAGTCGTCATCGTAAACGGCAACCGCATCGCCATGGAGCCGACGCTGGACCGGGCCCTGGAAGTTATCTTTGGCCGCGCCGCGCCCACTGCCCCGACCGCGGATGCCGGTGCCGGGCCGCCCTCCGCCGCACCAACTCCGGGCACGCCCGGCGTCCCCGCCGCCACCGCGACGCCCCGGCCAGCCACAACGCCGGGGAACGTCGCCGACCTTGCCCGCCAGGCAGAGGAGGCCTTCGCGCGCGCCCAGGCGGCTCTCCGCAACGGCGACCTCGCGACCTACCAGCAGGAGATCAACCGCGCCCAGGAGCTCGTGCAGCAGATCGCCCGTCAGGTGGGCCAGTAG
- the argB gene encoding acetylglutamate kinase, whose amino-acid sequence MRPIVVKVGGSTLGAHDTALEDIAALWAQGRRLVVVHGGGSAATEWLKVHGIASEFVDGLRVTGPDAIEVVAAVFAGLVNKQLVAQLLALGAKAVGVSGVDGAMLPTSRIDERLGFVGSVSGVDTSLLTALMESRFLPVVAPLAFWAERPAQLMNLNADTVAGELAAAVGAAALIFLTDVPGVRDETGAWAERLDPGAARRIIASGAAAGGMLPKLEACLRAAEAGVPSWIVDGREAHALKQCLEGQRRGTSIEPSGAPSGAGQV is encoded by the coding sequence ATGAGGCCCATTGTCGTCAAAGTCGGCGGCAGCACCCTAGGAGCGCACGACACCGCCCTCGAGGACATTGCCGCCCTGTGGGCGCAGGGCCGCCGGCTCGTGGTCGTGCACGGCGGAGGCAGCGCGGCTACCGAGTGGCTGAAGGTGCACGGGATCGCGTCGGAGTTCGTGGATGGCTTGCGAGTCACCGGCCCGGACGCGATCGAGGTCGTCGCCGCCGTATTCGCCGGGCTCGTCAACAAGCAGCTCGTGGCTCAGCTCCTGGCCCTGGGCGCAAAGGCTGTCGGCGTCTCGGGGGTGGACGGAGCCATGCTGCCGACTTCTCGTATCGATGAGCGGCTGGGTTTCGTCGGCAGTGTGTCCGGAGTCGATACGAGTCTCCTTACCGCCCTCATGGAGTCACGCTTCCTGCCGGTGGTCGCGCCCTTGGCGTTCTGGGCCGAAAGGCCGGCACAGCTGATGAACCTCAACGCCGACACGGTTGCCGGCGAATTGGCCGCCGCGGTCGGCGCAGCTGCGCTCATCTTCCTTACCGACGTCCCCGGCGTGAGGGACGAGACCGGCGCCTGGGCGGAAAGGCTCGACCCTGGTGCCGCCCGTCGCATCATCGCCAGCGGCGCGGCCGCGGGCGGTATGTTGCCGAAGCTCGAGGCCTGCCTTCGAGCAGCGGAGGCAGGCGTGCCCTCGTGGATCGTTGACGGCCGGGAGGCGCACGCCCTGAAGCAGTGTCTCGAAGGGCAGCGCCGGGGCACGTCCATCGAGCCTTCGGGGGCGCCGTCGGGCGCAGGTCAGGTCTGA
- a CDS encoding GGDEF domain-containing protein yields the protein MRFRTLKAFGAFSVAVLAVCLVVQAAGEDLAAATLDLVTVATAVVAAWTSFRASRTSRRRVRAGWTLVAAGLLAWTAGDAMWAFYQVVLGDELPFPSGADAAYLAGYPLVFAGVLFLAMPSRTVAVVRTAIDASLVVVLAAGPVWHYVLEPAFADNSVPVATRVLGALYPAGDLLILFALAVAALRGWRDTWGVVMGLLGTGLAVMMAADFSFALLATSGDYQSGGLLDLGWVVGYLLVAAAGLTHARPTGVHEEDRARLAPSWRQVLPLAALIPVTIWVAFERTHGPGSVESVLLSVAVTLCVGRAMVAISDVMTLNQELARTQGYLEEANRELTARSKRLHSALADAVETARRDPLTRLLHHAAILEELGARLSQSNDPTAVVMLDIERMKHLNDTLGHMAGDWLLLEVADRLQRVAGPNAGRYGGDEFLVFVEVADGEVATLESELTSALSDVEVIVAGGGVARASVSFGIALSPVDGTTVEGLVNAADQRLYAAKRMRMRRRVTDAA from the coding sequence TTGAGGTTTCGTACTCTGAAGGCGTTCGGGGCGTTCAGCGTTGCCGTGCTCGCCGTCTGCCTCGTCGTCCAGGCGGCTGGCGAGGACCTGGCGGCGGCCACGCTCGACCTTGTCACGGTTGCTACGGCCGTCGTCGCGGCTTGGACGAGCTTCCGCGCAAGCCGCACATCACGGCGCCGGGTGCGCGCGGGCTGGACTCTGGTAGCGGCCGGCCTCCTCGCATGGACGGCAGGCGATGCCATGTGGGCCTTCTATCAGGTCGTCCTTGGTGACGAGCTGCCCTTCCCCTCGGGGGCGGACGCGGCCTATCTCGCCGGCTATCCGCTCGTTTTCGCAGGGGTGCTCTTCCTCGCCATGCCATCGCGCACGGTCGCGGTCGTACGTACGGCTATCGACGCATCCCTTGTCGTCGTCCTCGCGGCGGGCCCCGTGTGGCACTACGTCCTGGAGCCGGCATTCGCGGACAACTCTGTGCCGGTCGCGACGCGCGTGCTGGGGGCGCTGTACCCGGCGGGAGACCTGCTTATCCTCTTCGCCCTGGCCGTGGCGGCCTTGCGCGGCTGGCGCGATACCTGGGGAGTGGTCATGGGCCTCCTGGGCACGGGGCTGGCTGTAATGATGGCAGCCGACTTCTCCTTCGCGCTGCTCGCGACCAGCGGCGACTACCAGTCCGGCGGCCTGCTCGACCTCGGCTGGGTCGTGGGCTACTTGCTCGTGGCGGCCGCGGGCCTCACGCACGCCCGCCCCACGGGGGTCCACGAGGAGGACCGCGCCCGGCTGGCGCCTTCCTGGCGCCAGGTGCTGCCCCTCGCCGCCCTCATACCGGTGACCATCTGGGTTGCATTCGAGAGGACCCATGGGCCCGGCTCCGTGGAGAGCGTCCTCCTGAGTGTCGCCGTGACGCTGTGCGTGGGGCGGGCGATGGTGGCGATCTCCGATGTCATGACTCTGAACCAGGAGCTCGCCCGGACGCAGGGCTACCTGGAAGAGGCAAACAGGGAGCTGACCGCGCGGTCGAAGCGCCTCCACTCTGCCCTGGCTGACGCCGTCGAGACGGCGAGGCGTGACCCCCTCACTCGCCTCCTGCATCACGCGGCCATCCTGGAGGAACTGGGGGCCCGCCTCAGCCAGTCGAACGACCCGACTGCCGTGGTAATGCTCGACATCGAGCGGATGAAGCACCTGAACGACACGCTGGGACATATGGCCGGCGACTGGTTGCTGCTCGAAGTGGCCGACAGGCTCCAACGTGTTGCCGGACCGAACGCGGGCCGCTATGGAGGCGACGAGTTCCTGGTCTTCGTAGAGGTCGCTGACGGCGAGGTGGCCACCCTGGAGTCCGAGCTGACGAGCGCGCTTTCCGACGTCGAAGTCATCGTCGCGGGCGGTGGTGTCGCGCGCGCCAGCGTTAGCTTCGGCATTGCCCTGTCGCCTGTCGACGGCACGACGGTGGAGGGGCTGGTGAACGCGGCCGACCAGCGGCTCTACGCCGCCAAGAGGATGCGGATGCGGCGGCGGGTAACGGACGCGGCCTGA
- a CDS encoding acetyl-CoA carboxylase biotin carboxyl carrier protein subunit produces MATEVRSPTTGIILEVKVSPGDPVQEEDEMMVIESMKMHIPVTAPAAGRVEAVMVKEGDQVSEDDLVATLA; encoded by the coding sequence CTGGCTACTGAGGTAAGGTCACCCACCACCGGCATCATCCTCGAGGTAAAAGTTAGCCCGGGCGATCCCGTGCAGGAAGAGGACGAGATGATGGTCATCGAGTCCATGAAGATGCACATCCCCGTGACCGCGCCCGCGGCCGGACGTGTCGAGGCCGTGATGGTGAAGGAAGGCGACCAGGTCTCCGAGGACGACCTCGTCGCGACGCTCGCGTAA
- a CDS encoding carboxyl transferase domain-containing protein: MVWQPEMEELERRKQLAYQMGGPESVARHRAAGKYTVRERIERLLDPGSFHERGALAGRAEYDESGNLTAFRPSNFVMGMGTIDGRPVVVGGDDFTVRGGAADGAIGGKAGHAERMARELRIPIIRLVDGTGGGGSVRSSEPGGGGRGMYIPGNPAWDIIVDAMSEIPVVGAAMGSVAGIGAARVVASHWSVMMKETSQVFVAGPPVVERGMGYAIAKEDLGGAHIHARGSGVVDNEAEDEDDAFRQIRRWLSYLPQNVWEMPPVLPTADDPDRRDEWLLSAIPRERNKVYDCRRILRAVMDQDSIFEIGRYYGRSLVTALARVDGHPVGVMINDPYHFGGGLTADASHKGARFIDFCDTFHLPIVNMVDQPGFVIGVEAEREGTIRAGSRYLFAVYQATTPWVTFIIRRAYGVAGAGHGRTQSLNLRYVWPSVDAGSLPIEGGVMAAYRREIEASPDPDARRRELEEQLNRGRSIWRMAESFNAEEIIDPRDTRPILAKWVRLAYNLEKTRLGPKSRGMRP, translated from the coding sequence ATGGTCTGGCAGCCGGAGATGGAGGAGCTGGAGCGGCGCAAGCAGCTCGCCTACCAGATGGGAGGCCCGGAGAGCGTCGCCCGCCACAGGGCCGCCGGCAAGTACACCGTCCGCGAACGCATCGAGCGCCTGCTGGACCCCGGCAGTTTTCACGAACGCGGCGCCCTCGCCGGGCGTGCCGAGTACGACGAGTCCGGAAACCTCACCGCCTTCCGGCCCTCGAACTTCGTTATGGGCATGGGCACAATCGACGGCCGGCCGGTAGTCGTCGGCGGTGATGACTTTACGGTCCGGGGAGGCGCTGCCGACGGCGCCATCGGTGGCAAGGCAGGGCACGCCGAGCGTATGGCCCGCGAGCTTCGCATCCCGATCATCCGCCTTGTCGACGGCACCGGCGGCGGCGGCAGCGTCCGGTCCTCGGAGCCCGGTGGCGGTGGACGCGGCATGTACATCCCCGGCAACCCTGCCTGGGACATCATCGTCGATGCCATGAGCGAGATACCGGTGGTCGGCGCCGCGATGGGCTCTGTCGCCGGCATTGGCGCCGCGCGCGTGGTCGCCAGCCACTGGTCGGTGATGATGAAAGAAACATCGCAGGTCTTCGTGGCCGGCCCGCCCGTGGTGGAACGCGGGATGGGTTACGCCATCGCCAAGGAGGACCTCGGCGGCGCGCACATCCACGCCCGCGGCTCCGGCGTCGTCGACAACGAGGCAGAGGACGAAGACGACGCCTTCAGGCAGATCCGGAGATGGCTCTCCTACCTGCCCCAGAACGTCTGGGAGATGCCTCCGGTGCTGCCCACCGCGGACGACCCGGATCGGCGCGACGAATGGCTTCTTTCAGCCATTCCCCGGGAGCGCAACAAGGTCTACGACTGCCGGCGCATCCTTCGCGCCGTTATGGACCAGGACTCAATCTTCGAGATCGGGCGGTACTACGGGCGCTCCCTGGTAACCGCACTCGCCCGCGTCGATGGCCATCCCGTCGGGGTCATGATCAACGATCCCTACCACTTCGGCGGCGGCCTGACCGCCGACGCATCACACAAGGGCGCGCGGTTCATCGACTTCTGCGACACCTTCCACCTGCCCATAGTCAACATGGTCGATCAGCCGGGGTTCGTGATCGGTGTCGAGGCCGAACGCGAGGGTACGATCCGCGCCGGCTCCCGCTACCTCTTCGCGGTCTATCAGGCGACGACGCCCTGGGTGACGTTCATCATCCGCCGGGCGTACGGAGTGGCCGGCGCCGGGCACGGCCGCACGCAGAGCCTCAACCTGCGCTACGTCTGGCCCTCAGTGGACGCCGGCTCCCTGCCCATCGAGGGCGGCGTGATGGCGGCGTATCGCCGCGAGATCGAGGCCTCGCCGGACCCGGACGCGCGCCGGCGAGAGCTGGAGGAACAGCTGAACCGCGGCCGCAGCATCTGGCGCATGGCAGAGAGCTTCAACGCCGAAGAGATCATCGACCCGCGCGACACGCGCCCGATACTGGCGAAGTGGGTGCGGCTCGCCTACAACCTGGAGAAGACCCGGCTAGGTCCCAAGTCCCGCGGCATGCGGCCGTGA